One region of Daphnia pulicaria isolate SC F1-1A chromosome 7, SC_F0-13Bv2, whole genome shotgun sequence genomic DNA includes:
- the LOC124348845 gene encoding cohesin subunit SA-1-like, with protein MQRRRGKKVKMDNPLEDSEPPSTSYLDEQQTPMDQQSENCENVHLHSDFDTPSKMEHDKNSVPVQQNLNVLSSNQAENTTVPTLSVGHGQTPESARGQTSVTPTGKKAPAVTANSQKLVSSPEGTPTSTRPSLRRRGRSKKHSETEHVANVEDESDLFSIIRNGKSSLQHIVDEWIEQYKADRDSGLNAIMQFFISASGCNGKIPSKIPSSMDHAAVIRDMTKKFDEDSGEYPLVMSGPQWRKFRSNFCDFVHTLVKQCQYSIIYEQYLMDNVISLLTGLSDSQVRAFRHTATLAVMKLMTALVDVALTVSVHLDNTSRQYEVERRKTQDKRASDRLEGLLAKHEELEENMHDIKNMLTYLFKSVFVHRYRDIVPDIRAICMTEIGIWMKRFPQNFLDDSNLKYIGWNLHDKVADVRLKCLQALQPLYASQELKEKLELFTSKFKDRVVSMTLDKDYDVSVQAVRLVITMQKYHQEMLSDKDCESVYELVFSSHRALAQAAGEFLKERLFTLNATSHPAPRTLLGKKRLPNTPLIRDLVQFFIESELHEHGAYLIDSLIDSNEMMKDWECMTDLLIEEPGPDEEPLDDQQETALIELMTCCIKQVATGEPPAGRGSMRKIPTVKETRQTQGHRVRLTEHFIPTLPLLLGKYMTDPEQVANLLSIPQYLNMEIYTTSRQEKSLDSLLRLIQNIVERHTTTEVLEGCAKALEFLCDEDYAISSRCDLTRNTLIDHLVKKCEQDYENYVTLMAGDEEPNKDAVFTLVLGLKKIALFSSHHNLGTWNLWDSLFNAIQETINLNRKMPLEAIKYCISACHSAVLWELLQFKNCSGQRTSAAQQQKQLRDHLDAYMSLMTELITSNVADFREEAYVSVGDLLICFSKRLKDNPQLKPLVYEPDRNLQQILENFIQTYVFVEEEEEDVDEEGDEHKKIEKLHNRRNYLSVFCKLVACNVLPVKAAAGVIRHYVKYYDDYGDIIKTLLGKTRNINRITSAKTMVLSLSLLFHDLTRDGGSRIDRQSEEFLSVKELAKKLAMSFGLDMVKNREAITALHRDGIIFATNPLENPNNPIGPPPNLGFLEICGEFSNKLLKQDKKVVLQFLDRMLTMGRLSPRREWEPLLFYRNSLVHGETDPSPHSVRSANRRRRRDTGGDDGEIADNDDGSDQDFAECG; from the exons ATGCAACgtagaagagggaaaaaagtaaagatgGACAATCCTCTCGAGGATTCTGAACCACCATCCACTTCTTATTTGGATGAGCAGCAAACTCCAATGGATCAGCAAAG TGAGAATTGTGAAAATGTACACCTACATTCTGATTTCGATACTCcttccaaaatggaacatgatAAAAATAGTGTTCCTGTGCAGCAGAATTTGAATGTTCTCAGTTCAAATCAGGCGGAAAATACCACAGTCCCAACTCTTTCTGTTGGGCATGGACAGACACCTGAAAGTGCTCGTGGCCAAA CTTCAGTTACTCCTACTGGGAAGAAGGCCCCTGCAGTTACTGCAAATTCTCAGAAATTAGTATCTAGCCCAGAAGGTACTCCCACATCCACACGTCCTTCTCTTCGACGTAGAGGACGGTCAAAGAAACATTCAGAGACGGAACATGTTGCTAATGTTGAAGATGAAAGTGATTTATTTAGTATTATCAGGAATGGCAAAAGCTCCTTACAG CACATTGTAGATGAATGGATTGAGCAGTACAAGGCTGACCGTGACTCAGGGTTAAACGCTATAATGCAGTTCTTCATTAGTGCTTCAGGATGCAACGGGAAAATACCATCTAAAATACCAAGTAGCATGGATCATGCCGCAGTTATCCGCGATATGACAAAAAAGTTTGATGAG GATAGTGGAGAATATCCGTTGGTCATGTCTGGACCACAATGGAGAAAATTTCGAAGCAACTTCTGCGACTTCGTGCACACACTCGTGAAGCAGTGCCAATATTCCATAATTTATGAACAATACCTGATGGATAACGTAATATCACTTCTTACTGGTCTTTCTGATTCACAAGTCCGAGCGTTTCGTCATACTGCCACCTTAGCTG TTATGAAATTAATGACTGCCTTGGTTGATGTGGCTCTGACTGTGTCGGTTCATCTTGACAACACGTCTCGTCAGTATGAAGTTGAGCGTCGGAAAACACAGGATAAACGAGCCAGTGATCGCCTTGAAGGATTGCTTGCCAAACACGAAGAACTTGAAGAAAACATGCATGACATTAAAAACATGTTGACTTACTTATTCAAGTCGGTGTTTGTCCATCGTTACCGAGATATCGTTCCCGATATTCGAGCCATTTGTATGACGGAAATAGGCATTTGGATGAAACGGTTTCCCCAAAATTTTCTTGATGATTCTAACCTGAAGTATATTGGGTGGAATTTGCACGACAAAGTTGCCGATGTTCGTTTAAAATGTCTTCAAGCTCTCCAACCGCTGTATGCTTCACAAGAGCttaaagaaaaactggaaCTTTTTACCAGCAAATTTAAG gATCGTGTCGTTTCGATGACGCTAGACAAAGACTATGATGTTTCAGTCCAAGCTGTTCGTTTGGTTATCACTATGCAAAAGTATCACCAAGAAATGTTATCAGACAAGGATTGTGAGTCAGTTTACGAGTTGGTGTTCTCTTCTCATCGAGCCCTTGCACAAGCTGCCGGCGAATTCCTTAAAGAGAGACTATTCACACTTAATGCTACCAGTCATCCAGCTCCACGTACTCTCCTTGGCAAAAAGAGACTACCTAACACACCTCTCATTCGTGATTtggttcaatttttcattgaatcTGAG TTGCATGAACACGGAGCATATTTGATCGACTCCTTAATCGACtcaaatgaaatgatgaaaGACTGGGAGTGCATGACGGATTTGTTAATTGAAGAACCTGGGCCAGACGAAGAGCCTTTGGACGATCAGCAGGAAACAGCTTTGATCGAGTTGATGACATGCTGCATTAAACAAGTTGCGACTGGAGAACCACCTGCAGGTCGAGGGTCTATGAGAAAG atTCCTACCGTCAAAGAAACCAGACAAACCCAAGGTCACCGTGTACGACTTACTGAACATTTCATACCAACTCTTCCTCTGTTACTCGGGAAATATATGACTGATCCCGAACAAGTTGCAAACCTCTTGTCAATCCCTCAATACCTTAATATGGAAATCTATACTACCTCACGTCAAGAGAAG AGTCTAGATTCGTTATTGCGCTTGATCCAGAATATAGTAGAAAGACACACCACAACAGAAGTGCTGGAAGGCTGCGCTAAAGCGTTGGAATTTCTTTGTGATGAAGATTACGCCATATCTTCTCGATGTGATTTAACAAGGAACACTTTAATTGATCATCTCGTTAAGAAATGCGAACAAGATTATGAAAATTATGTAACACTGATGGCTGGC GACGAAGAGCCCAACAAAGATGCGGTGTTTACGCTGGTAttgggtttgaaaaaaattgccttattCTCGTCACATCACAATCTTGGGACATGGAATTTGTGGGATTCTCTGTTTAACGCAATTCAAGAAACTATAAACCTTAATCGGAAAATGCCACTTGAA gctataaaatattgcattTCAGCTTGCCATTCTGCTGTTTTATGGGAGCTTctgcaattcaaaaattgttctGGACAAAGAACGTCTGCCGCTCAACAACAGAAACAATTAAGAGATCATTTGGACGCCTACATGTCTTTGATGACTGAGCTAATCACTTCGAACGTTGCTGATTTTAGAGAAGAG gcaTACGTGTCTGTAGGGGATTTGCTTATATGTTTTAGCAAGCGTCTAAAAGACAATCCTCAGTTAAAACCGCTTGTTTACGAGCCTGATCGTAACCTACAACAAATTCTGGAAAACTTCATTCAGACTTATGTgtttgttgaagaagaagaagaagatgtagACGAGGAAGGCGacgaacataaaaaaattgaaaaattgcacAATCGCCGGAACTATTTATCGGTTTTCTGCAAACTCGTAGCTTGCAACGTCTTGCCTGTAAAAGCTGCGGCAGGTGTTATTAGACACTATGTCAAGTATTACGATGATTACGGTGACATCATTAAGACATTATTGGGAAAAACTCGAAACATCAACAGAATTACCAGTGCAAAAACTATGGTTCTTAGTCTCTCATTGCTGTTTCACGATCTAACAAGGGATGGTGGAAGTCGTATTGATCGGCAGTCAGAAGAATTTCTTAGTGTCAAG GAATTGGCCAAAAAATTGGCCATGTCATTTGGACTCGATATGGTGAAAAATCGCGAAGCTATCACCGCCCTTCATAgagatggaattatttttgccaCAAATCCACTCGAGAATCCAAATAATCCTATTGGCCCTCCTCCTAATTTAGggtttcttgaaatttgtggcgagttttcaaacaaactgctaaaacaagacaaaaaggtGGTTTTACAGTTTTTGGACCGAATGCTGACCATGGGAAGGCTTTCACCTCGTCGAGAATGGGAACCTCTCTTGTTCTACCGGAATTCCTTGGTTCATGGCGAAACTGATCCATCTCCGCATTCTGTCAGGAGCGCTAACAGACGACGTCGTCGCGATACAG GTGGAGACGACGGTGAAATCGCTGATAACGATGATGGATCAGATCAGGATTTTGCCGAGTGCGGGTAA